The following are from one region of the Phyllostomus discolor isolate MPI-MPIP mPhyDis1 chromosome 9, mPhyDis1.pri.v3, whole genome shotgun sequence genome:
- the LOC114506863 gene encoding 60S ribosomal protein L32-like yields the protein MAALRPLMKPKIVKKRTKKFIWHQSDCYIKIKRNWRKPRGIDNRVCRRFKGQILMPSIGYGNKKKTKHMLPSGFRKLLVHNVRELEVLLMCNKSYCAEIAHNVSSKNHKAIVERAAQLAIRVTNPNARLHSEGNE from the coding sequence ATGGCAGCCCTCAGGCCCCTCATGAAACCCAAGATTGTCAAAAAGAGGACCAAGAAGTTCATTTGGCACCAGTCAGACTGTTATATCAAAATTAAGCGGAACTGGCGGAAACCCAGAGGCATTGACAATAGGGTGTGCAGAAGATTCAAGGGCCAGATATTGATGCCCAGCATTGGTTATGGGAACAAGAAGAAGACAAAGCACATGCTGCCCAGTGGTTTTCGAAAGTTGCTGGTCCATAACGTCAGGGAGCTTGAAGTGCTGCTGATGTGCAACAAATCTTACTGTGCTGAGATTGCTCACAACGTCTCCTCAAAGAACCACAAAGCCATTGTGGAAAGAGCAGCCCAGCTGGCCATCAGAGTCACCAATCCCAATGCCAGgctgcacagtgaaggaaatgaATAG